A genome region from Salvia splendens isolate huo1 chromosome 19, SspV2, whole genome shotgun sequence includes the following:
- the LOC121780113 gene encoding protein ABIL2-like, which translates to MTAAASMPFSRGAANYDEVSMQQSMLFSDSLKDLKNLRKQLYSAAEYFELSYSNDDRKHVVVNSLKDYAIKALVNTVDHLGSVTYKVNDLLDENIDEVSGTELRVSCLEQRLRTCHDYINREGLSQQSLVINTPNYHKRYILPVGQTMDGGLRTKSKYEGCSVDEGDGWHQFRSAIRATINEAPPSISSKWRSPSPTPRLVQQPGNFAFSKSMPKKDLERRTESPRRFPLLRSGSLSSKPSTPKTSRPTTPNKSRPTTPNPALGRQPVISDPRKSASMRIRVGKESPKEFEQIPSKSKRLLKALLSRRKSKKDDTLYTYLDEY; encoded by the exons ATGACGGCAGCTGCCTCCATGCCGTTTTCCCGTGGGGCGGCCAATTATGATGAGGTTTCTATGCAGCAGAGCATGCTCTTCTCTGATAGTTTGAAG GACTTGAAGAATCTTCGGAAACAACTGTATTCAGCAGCAGAATACTTTGAGTTGTCTTACTCTAATGACGACCGAAAGCATGT AGTGGTGAATTCGTTGAAAGACTATGCCATTAAAGCTCTTGTCAACACTGTAGACCATTTGGGTTCTGTGACCTATAAGGTCAATGACCTGTTGGATGAGAACATCGATGAAGTTTCAGGAACTGAGCTTCGTGTATCTTGCCTTGAGCAG AGACTGCGGACATGCCACGATTATATCAACCGTGAAGGTCTTTCTCAGCAGTCGTTGGTGATAAACACTCCCAATTACCACAAACGATACATCTTGCCAG TGGGACAGACAATGGATGGAGGTTTACGTACCAAATCAAAGTACGAAGGTTGCAGCGTAGACGAAGGAGATGGATGGCATCAATTTAGGAGTG CTATTCGAGCTACAATAAACGAAGCTCCACCATCTATATCCAG TAAATGGCGCTCTCCATCACCTACTCCGAGACTTGTGCAGCAGCCAGGAAACTTTGCCTTCTCTAAGAGCATGCCCAAGAAAGATCTAG AGAGGAGAACAGAGTCGCCTCGCCGGTTTCCACTTTTACGTTCTGGCTCCCTCTCTAGTAAGCCTTCCACTCCAAAAACCTCGCGCCCAACCACTCCAAATAAGAGCCGGCCAACCACCCCAAATCCAGCTTTGGGAAGACAACCG GTTATCTCCGACCCTCGGAAATCGGCTTCGATGCGGATTCGTGTTGGTAAAGAGAGCCCTAAGGAGTTCGAGCAAATCCCCAGCAAAAGCAAACGGTTGCTCAAAGCTTTGCTCAGTCGACGCAAGTCGAAGAAGGATGATACATTATATACTTATTTGGATGAATACTAA
- the LOC121780114 gene encoding uncharacterized protein LOC121780114 — protein METLAADVTTVARNKWDFRCNLEVDYASEEVARMVYAALAVDKELQPDKVKRHMSVSNGKLSVDFEAVEARFLRASYSACVDILTLATKTIEEFGQGLIQ, from the exons ATGGAGACATTAGCTGCTGACGTCACTACCGTAGCTCGGAACAAATGGGATTTCAGATG CAACTTGGAAGTAGATTATGCCTCTGAGGAAGTTGCTCGTATGGTTTATGCTGCTCTGGCCGTTGATAAGGAG TTACAACCGGATAAGGTGAAAAGGCATATGTCGGTATCCAACGGGAAACTCTCGGT GGACTTTGAGGCGGTCGAAGCAAGATTTCTTCGTGCATCGTACAGTGCTTGTGTCGATATTCTTACACTTGCCACCAAGACAATCGAAGAATTTGGTCAGGGATTGATACAGTGA